From a region of the Octopus sinensis linkage group LG18, ASM634580v1, whole genome shotgun sequence genome:
- the LOC115221535 gene encoding aspartate aminotransferase, mitochondrial, which translates to MALFTSVRSLPRLLPGASPHAGAIHRLSSWWSNVEMGPPDVILGVTEAFKKDNNPKKMNLGVGAYRDDNGKPYILPSVRKAEEMVVAANLDKEYSPIGGDAEYCSSVAKLAFGTDSSVITNKLNVTVQSISGTGALRIGAAYFSKWHSKSKDFYIPSPSWGNHTPILKHSGLEVKSYRYYDPKTCGFDFAGAMEDISKIPEGSVILLHACAHNPTGVDPKPEQWAEMSSVIKSRKIFPFFDMAYQGFASGDTKKDAFAVRKFIEDGHQVSLCQSFAKNMGLYGERAGAFTLVCSDADEAARVMSQVKIIIRPMYSNPPVHGARLVKTILTTPELNAQWLTEVKGMADRIIGMRTKLVEGLAKEGSSKNWQHVTDQIGMFCFTGLTPEQVGRLTKEFSIYLTKDGRISVAGVCSGNVDYLAHAIHTVTK; encoded by the exons ATCATGGTGGTCCAATGTGGAAATGGGACCCCCAGATGTCATCCTTGGGGTCACAGAAGCTTTCAAGAAAGAcaacaaccccaaaaagatgaaccTTGGTGTTGGAGCCTACAGAGACGACAACGGCAAACCTTACATTCTTCCATCTGTGAGGAAG GCTGAGGAAATGGTTGTTGCTGCCAATTTGGACAAAGAATATTCTCCAATCGGTGGAGATGCGGAGTATTGTTCATCTGTTGCCAAACTGGCCTTTGGAACTGACAGCTCAGTTATCACAAACAAACTG aATGTCACAGTCCAATCAATATCTGGAACCGGTGCTTTACGAATTGGTGCTGCTTACTtt TCTAAATGGCACAGCAAATCTAAAGATTTCTACATCCCGTCACCATCCTGGGGCAACCACACACCGATATTGAA ACATTCTGGTCTTGAAGTGAAGTCTTATCGATATTATGACCCTAAAACATGTGGCTTTGATTTCGCCGGTGCCATGGAAGACATATCG AAAATACCAGAAGGTTCTGTCATTCTACTCCATGCTTGTGCCCACAATCCAACTGGCGTTGATCCTAAG CCAGAACAGTGGGCTGAAATGAGCAGCGTCATCAAATCACGGAAGATCTTCCCATTCTTTGACATGGCTTACCAAGGTTTCGCCAGTGGAGATACGAAGAAAGATGCCTTTGCTGTGCGCAAGTTCATTGAAGACGGTCATCAAGTGTCCCTTTGTCAGTCTTTTGCTAAAAACATGGGACTTTATG GTGAAAGAGCTGGTGCATTCACCCTCGTCTGTTCTGATGCTGATGAAGCTGCAAGAGTTATGTCCCAGGTGAAGATCATTATCCGACCCATGTATTCCAACCCTCCAGTCCACGGTGCCAGACTCGTGAAGACCATCCTCACTACACCTGAACTTAATGCACAATG gTTGACCGAGGTGAAAGGTATGGCTGACCGTATCATTGGTATGAGAACGAAATTAGTGGAAGGTTTGGCTAAAGAAGGTTCTTCCAAGAACTGGCAACATGTCACTGACCAAATTGGTATGTTCTGTTTCACTGGATTAACACCTGAACAG GTTGGACGTTTGACAAAGGAGTTCTCCATCTATTTGACAAAGGATGGTCGTATATCCGTGGCTGGAGTATGCTCCGGCAATGTTGATTATTTAGCCCATGCTATACACACAGTAaccaaataa